A stretch of DNA from Jatrophihabitans endophyticus:
GCCGTGATGACGAGGAAGACGATCGAGAGCGCCCAGCCCAGGCCACTGGCGTCGCTGAAGCCGATCAGGGTGAACAGGTCGTGCCAGCGCAGCAGCACCCACGACACGGCCGTGTACAAAAAGTCAAGCACTCAACTACTCCTCGGTTCCGGCTTCCGGCATCGACGCCGGGCGACCGGCACGGGGCGGGACCGGGTCGTCGCCGCCGGCATGGAACGGGTGGCAGCGCAGCAGCCGGCGCAGCGCGAGCCAGGAACCGCGCAGGCCGCCGTGCACCTCGAGCGCCTCGACGGCGTACGCGCTGCAGCTGGGGTGGTAGCGGCACGCCGGCGGACGCAGCGGGCTGATCCCGATCCGGTAGAAGCGGATCGCGGCGAGCAGCAGCCGGGTGAGCGGCCCGCCCCGCGGGGCGACGGCGGCCGGCTCGACGGTCGGCTCCACGGCCGGCGCGACCGGCGCGGCCAGGCCGGGGACCGCGGTCATCGTCGCGACACGCGCTCGAGCGCCCGGTCGAGGTCGGCACCGAGCTGCTGCGACGACGCGTGGGCGGCGGCCGGCAGGGCGCGGACGACCGTGGCACTGCCGGTCTGCAGGTGTTCGAGCCGCGCGGCGAGCTGGGCCCGGAGTCGCCGGCTGACCCGGTGCCGGACGACGCTGCCGCCGACGCTGCGGGACACGACCAGACCGACGAGCGCGGCTCCGGCCGCGTCGGGCGTCGGGTCGGACGACGCACCGCTGCGATGGTGCAGCACCACGTTCGTGGTGCGGACACGGGTGCCGCCGCGCACGACCGACCCGAAGTCGGCCGAGCGCGTCATCCGGTTGGCCGGTGGCAGCACGGGCGTGGGGAGACGGGTGGTCCGGCTCCGGTCAGGCCGAGAGCTCGTTACGACCCTTGCGGCGGCGCGCCGAGACGATGGCTCGGCCGGCGCGGGTGCGCATGCGCAGCCGGAAACCGTGCGTCTTGGCCCGGCGGCGATTGTTCGGCTGGTAGGTGCGCTTGCTCACGGTCGGGCTCCATACAGACTCGGCTGATACAACTCGGCACATCGGCCACGCCGCCCGCCCGGCTGCCGCGCGGGGTGCGGCGGGAACCTGAGCGAGACGATCGACGGCCCCGAGCACGCGCGAAGACCCGCACCCGGTACGACCCGATCACGGTACGGATGTGGTCCGGCCCAGGTCAAACCGGGCGACGGCAGACGGCGAATCGCCGACCGTAGAACGACACGTCGGTGAACGCGTGCCGACACGCCGGGTCCTATTGTCGAGCCCACACCTCGCTGTTAGGTTCCTCCACCGTGTCGCCCCCAGCCGGGTGGCGCGGGACCGGCGCCCGGGGCAGGGTAGGCCGGGCCCAGCCGTATACACAGACTGTGGACAAGTCTGTGGATGTGGACCGCCCGGAGGCATGTGACAAGCTCGCGTGCACCGAGATCGACCGGGCGTCGCCGACGCCCGCACCGGAGCGCGATCCGCCCCGGTGCGGTAACACCGCGAGACCGCGACACATGGAGTGAGCCCGCTAGTGGACGACAGTGCCGAACTCGTCGCAGCGTGGAACCGGATCGGGCCCCGGTTCGACGAGCCGTCCATCCCTCCCCAGCAGCGGGCCTGGATCGGGTTGACCCGGCCCCTCGGGCTCATCGAGGGCACGGCCCTGCTGGCGGCACCGAACGACTTCGCCAAGGAGTTCCTGGAGAACCGACTCCTCGCGACGATCGCCTCCATGCTCGGCGACGAGCTGCAGCGCGAGATCCGGGTCGCGGTCACCGTCGAGGCCAGCGAGCCGTCGACCACGACGAGCGGGTCGTTGCCGACGGTGAAGCTCGGCGGCGACGGTGCGACCGTCGGTCGCACCGGTCCCCCGCCCACCGGCGCGGCGCGATTCAGCGGTGACCTGGCGGGTGACGACCTCGGCGACCTCGGCGACGACGACCTCGACGACGAGTACGCGCCCGCCGGCCGCGGCTACGAGGACCGGCGGGCGGGCGGGTACGACGGAGCCCGCCCGATCGAGACGGCACGCGGGTACCGGCCGCGCCATTCCGACAACGATCGCGAGCAGGACTCCCGGCTCAACCCGAAGTACACCCTCGACACCTTCGTCATCGGCTCGAGCAACCGGTTCACGCACGCCGCGGCGGTCGCGGTCGCCGAGGCGCCGGCGCGTGCCTACAACCCGCTGTTCATCTACGGCGCCTCGGGACTGGGCAAGACGCACCTGCTGCACGCGATCGGCCACTACGCGCAACGGCTGCAGCCGGGGCTGCGTACGCGCTACGTGTCGAGCGAGGAGTTCACCAACGACTTCATCAACTCGGTGCGCGACGACAAGATGCAGGCGTTCCAGAACCGGTACCGCTCGGTCGACCTGCTGCTCATCGACGACATCCAGTTCCTCGAGCGCGCGGAGCGCACGCAGGAGGAGTTCTTCCACACCTTCAACACGCTGCACAACCAGAGCAAGCAGATCGTCATCAGCTCCGACAAGTCGCCGCGGCAGCTGAGCTCGCTCGAGGACCGGTTGCGCACCCGCTTCGAGTGGGGCCTCATCAGCGACGTCCAGGCCCCCGACCTCGAGACGCGCATCGCCATCCTGCGCAAGAAGGCCGCCCAGGAGGGCATGAGCCCGCCGCCGGACGTGCTCGAGTACATCGCGTCGCGGATCCAGAGCAACATCCGCGAGCTCGAGGGCGCGCTGATCCGCGTCACCGCCTTCGCCAACCTCAACCGGCAGGCCGTCGAACTCGGATTGGCCGAGATGGTGTTGAAGGATCTCGTCGGCGAGTCCGACGACCCGGAGATCAACGCCGCGACGATCATGGCTGTGACGGCCGAGTACTTCTCGATCAGCATGGACGATCTCGTCGGCAGCTCGCGCAGCCGCACGCTCGTCGGCGCTCGCCAGATCGCGATGTACCTGTGCCGCGAGCTCACCGACCTCTCGCTCCCCAAGATCGGCGAGCGCTTCGGCGGCCGCGACCACACCACGGTGATGCACGCCGAGCGCAAGGTCCGCGGCCTCATGACCGAGAAGCACGCGGTCTTCAACCAGATCGCCGAGCTCACCAGCCGGATCAAGGCCCGGGCCCGGGCGTGACGCCGCCCCCTCCTGCCGGCCTCCCCCTCACCGCGCGGCGCATCCGTGCCACTCCACACCGTGTGGGCAGTCCTGTGGACGAATCGGTGGGTCGTGTGGACGCCGCGGGACGGCGCGACGATGTCCACCGCGCCGGTCCCGACCGGGGGACGACGACCCACCGCTCGTCCACACCCGCGGTTGCGCTGCAGGCTAGCGTTCACCGGGGACGGACGGGGTTGTCCCCAGTGTCCACAGCTGCGAAGACGAAGGACGAAACTCTTCAATCCAGGAGAGTGAACGACAAGAACTACAACCTGGTGGATGGTGGGGACAACCGCAGCGAATACCCTGCGAGCCCCACCCGGTAACCGTCGGTTGCCAGTTCGACACGACCGCGACGAGTAGAGCGACGAGTAGGTGTGATCAGTGAAGTTCCGGGTCGAACGCGACGCCCTGGCCGATGCCGTGACCTGGGCTGCGCGCAGCCTGGCGAGCCGCCCCACCCTGCCGGTCCTCGCCGGGTTGCTGCTGCGGGTCGACGACGGGCACCTCACCGTCTCCGGCTTCGACCTCGAGGCCTCCACCGAGGTCGACCTCGAGGTGAGCGCCGGTGAGTCGGGCACGGCGCTCGTCTCCGGGCGGCTGCTCGCCGACATCACCCGCGCCCTGCCGCCGCACCCCGTCGACGTCGCCGTCGACGGATCGCGGCTGACCATCGCCTGTGGTTCGGCCCGCTTCAGCCTGCCCGGCATGCCCGTCGACGACTACCCGAAGCTGCCGGTCATGCCCACCACCGCGGGCACCGTCGACGGCGCCGAGTTCGCGGCCGCCGTGGCGCAGGTCGCGATCGCGGCCGGGCGCGACGACACGCTGCCGATGCTCACCGGCGTGCGGCTCGAGATCGACGGCGACCGGCTGACCCTCGCGGCGACCGACCGCTACCGACTGGCCGTGCGCGAGCTGACGTGGAACCCCGGCGACCCCTCGTCGGCCAACGCGCAGGTGCTGGTGCCGGCCCGCACGCTCGCCGACGCGGCCAAGAGCCTGTCGCACAGCGAGTCGCTGACGATCTCGCTCTCCTCGGGCGGGTCGGGCGAGGGCATCATCGGCTTCTCCGGCACCACCAACGGCCGTGCCAGCCGCACGACCACCCGGTTGCTCGACGCCACGTTCCCCGCGTACCGCTCGCTGCTGCCCTCGGAATGGGCGTCGAGCGCGGAGCTCGCGGTGTCACCGCTCGTCGAGGCGGTGCGCCGCGTCGCGCTGGTCACCGACCGGAACGCGCCGGTGCGCCTCGAGTTCGCCGATGCATCCGTGTCGCTCACCGCGGGCGGGGACGACGAGGGACGCGCCGAGGAGCAGCTCGAGGTCGCCTACGACGGCGACGGCATCGTCACGGCCTTCAATCCGCAGTTCCTGCTCGACGGGCTCAGCGCCCTGTCGAGCGGCACCGCCCGGTTGCTGTTCACGTCGTCGACCAAGCCCGTCGTGCTGCGTCCCGCGGACGCCCCGGCCGGCGACGGCGACGCGCCCGAGTACACCTACCTGATCATGCCGGTCCGCCTGCCCGGCTGACGCCGGCGCGAGCCCCACACCGTGTACGTCCGCCACCTGTCGGTCGCCGATTTCCGCAGCTGGCCGACGGCCGAGCTCGCACTGGAACCGGGTGCGAACGTGCTGCTCGGGCGCAACGGCCAAGGCAAGACCAACCTGGTCGAGGCGTTGGGCTACCTCGCCTCGCTGAGCAGCCACCGCGTCTCGACCGACGCGCCCCTGATCCGGGCCGGTGCCGAGCGGGCGGTGACCCGCGCCGCGGTGGTCGCCGCCGACCGGGAACTTCGCGTCGAGGTCGAGATCGTGGCCGGCCGGGCCAACCGGGCGAAGCTCGGCGGCGCGCCGGTCCCGCGCCCGCGCGACGTCCTGGGTGTCCTGCGCACCGTCCTCTTCGCGCCCGAGGACCTCGCCATCGTGCGGGGCGACCCGTCGGAACGTCGGCGCTTTCTCGACGAGCTGGTCGTGGCGCGCACCCCGCGACTCGCGGGCGTCCGCGCGGACTACGAGCGGGTGCTCAAGCAACGCGGCGCGCTGCTGAAATCCGCAGGCGGCCGCCGCGGGTCGGCGGCCAGGCCGGCCGACCTCACCACCCTCGACGTGTGGGACGGGCACCTCGCCACCCACGGCGCGGAGCTGCTGCGTGCCCGCCTGACGACACTGCGCGCGCTGCGGCCCCACGCCGCGGCCGCGTACGCCCAGGTCGCGCCGTCCAGCTCGGCCCTTCGCGCCGGCTACTCGACGTCGCTGTCGACATCGCTGCCCGCGCTCGTCGACCCGAGCGACGACCCGGACACCGTTCCCCCGCTCGACGAGGTGCGCGAGGCGTTGCTCGCGGGCCTGGCCGCGGCGCGCCCGGCGGAGTTGGATCGAGGCGTGAACCTCGTCGGCCCGCACCGCGACGACCTCGAGCTCGCCCTCGGCGACCTGCCGCTGCGCGGGTACGCGAGCCACGGTGAGGGCTGGTCGGCGGCGCTGTCGCTGCGCCTCGGCAGTTACGAGTTGCTGCGATCGGACGCCTTCTCCGGCGGCGACCCGGTCCTCGTGCTGGACGACGTGTTCGCCGAGCTCGACGCCGAGCGGCGCGCCCAGCTGGCGCTCGTCGCGGCCGGTGCCGAGCAGGCGATCGTGACCGCTGCGGTCGAGGGCGACGTCCCGCCCGGACTGCGCGGCACCCGCTTCGAGGTCGGCGGCGGGACGGTGCGGCGTGTCCACTGAGCGCAGCCGGCGTGTCGCTTCGCGGCCCGATCGTCCGGAAAGTCGCACCGCGAGCGGGCGGTTGTCCACAACCGACGGTGGAAAACCGGCACGGGTTGTGGACGACGAACCCGACGCCGCGGCCGGCGCCCCACAGGACGAGACCCGGGTCACACCGCCGGGCGAGCCGGCTCAGGACGGTCCTGCCGAGATCGGCCCGGCCGGGACCGACCCTGCCGGGACCGACCCTGCCGGGACCGACCCTGCCGAGACCGACCTCGCACGGGCCGCGCTCGCCGGCGCCCGCGAGACGGCCCGCGGCCGGCCGGCCCGGCGCTACGACCGTGACACCCGCAACCGGATCCGGCGCGACAATCTCGCCGGGCGCAACGGGTCGCGCAACACCGGCGGCTACTCCGGTCCCGGCCACGACCCCGCCCGTGACCCGCAGCGGGTCGGCCAGCTGCTCGGTGGCCTCGTCGACGACCAGGGGTGGGAGCGCCCACTGGCCGAGGCCCGGGTCTTCGCCGACTGGTCCACGCTGGTCGGCGAGGACGTGGCGGCGCATGCCACGCCGCAGACGCTGACCGCCGGCGAGCTGCGGATCGCCGCCGAGTCGACGGCATGGGCCACGCAGCTGCGGCTGCTCGCCGCGACGCTGCTCGCGCGCCTCGTCGCCGAGCTGGGGCCCGACGTCGTCACCAAGCTGATCATCACCGGCCCGGTGGCACCCAGCTGGCGCCACGGCGGCCGGTCGGTGCGCGGCGCGCGTGGGCCGCGCGACACCTACGGCTGACGGGCGCCGACCGTCCCCGGCTCGGCGTGCTCAACGGGCGCACACGCGTCGAGGCTCGTGGCCGCGTGGGTTCCCTGCCGACCGGGGTGTGCGATCGCTCTGCGGGCGACTGAGCCCGCGTGGCGGCGTCGCGTGACGCCGCGGTCGGCTAGACTGAACGATGTTGCCGGGGTACGCGAGACGCGTCCGGACCGCCCCCGGGGGTCGGGTCCGGCCCCGGTCCCAGGCAAGCCAGGAGCGCCGACGCAGCGGCGAGAAGGGTCGTGTTCGTGACCAGCAGTCCCGCGACGAGTTCCCCGAAGAGCAAGGCCGCCAAGGACGCCTACACCGGCAGCTCGATCACCGTCCTCGAGGGTCTCGAGGCGGTGCGCAAGCGCCCCGGCATGTACATCGGCTCCACGTCGGCCCGCGGACTGCACCACCTGGTGTGGGAGGTCGTCGACAACTCCGTCGACGAGGCCCTCGGTGGCCACGCCGACCGCATCGAGGTCTCGCTGCTCGCCGACGGTGGCGTCCGGGTGAAGGACAACGGCCGCGGCATGCCGGTCGACATGCACCCGACGCAGAAGAAGCCGGCCGTCGAGGTCATCCTCACCGTGCTGCACGCCGGCGGGAAGTTCGACGGCAAGGCCTACGCCGTCTCCGGCGGCCTGCACGGTGTCGGTGTCTCGGTGGTCAACGCGCTCAGCAACCGGCTCGAGGTCGAGATCGAGCGCGACGGCTTCGTGTGGTCGCAGCCCTACGTCGACCAGAAGCCGGCAGCGCCGCTGCACAAGGGCGACGCGTCCAAGAAGCACGGCACGACGGTCACCTTCTGGGCCGACCCGGACATCTTCGAGACCACGAAGTACGACTTCGAGACCATCCGCCGTCGCATCCAGGAGTACGCGTTCCTGAACAAGGGACTGACGATCGTCCTGCGCGACGAGCGGGTCGACGAGATCGTCGAGGAGGACGACGCGCAGATCGGCTCGACCGAGGCCAAGGTCAAGCCCAAGCAGGCGCGCGAGGTCGTCTACTGCTACGAGAACGGCATCGCCGACTTCGTCAAGCACATCAACCGCACGAGCGACAAGGAAGCGATCCACAAGGACGTCATCTACTTCGCCGAGGAGGACAAGGACAAGGCGATGTCGGTGGAGATCGCCATGCAGTGGAACAAGTCCTTCGCCGAGAGCGTCCACACCTTCGCGAACACGATCGCGACCATCGAGGGCGGTACGCACGAGGAGGGCTTCCGTGCGGCACTCACCGGCGTCGTCAACAACTGGGCCGTCGAGAAGAAGATGGTCAAGGACACCAAGGAAGACCGGCTGACCGGCGACGACATCCGCGAGGGCCTCGCCGCGATCATCTCGATCAAGCTCGGCGAGCCGCAGTTCGAGGGCCAGACGAAGACCAAGCTGGGCAACTCGGCGGCGAAGACGTTCGTGCAGTCGGCCAGCCGCGTGTGGCTCGAGGACTGGTTCAACCGCAACCCGACCGAGGCCAAGACCATCGTCACGAAGATGACGCAGGCCGCCCGGGCCCGCAAGGCCGCGCAGCAGGCGCGCAAGCTCGCCCGCAAGAACGCGCTGGACACCTTCGGGATGCCCGGCAAGCTGGCCGACTGCCGCTCGACCGATCCCGGGGAGAGCGAGCTCTACATCGTCGAGGGCGACTCGGCCGGTGGCTCGGCCAAGTCCTGCCGGGAGTCGCGCTTCCAGGCGATCCTGCCGATCCGCGGCAAGATCATCAACGTCGAGAAGTCGCGCATCGACCGGGTGCTGAAGAACAACGAGGTGCAGTCGCTCATCACCGCGCTGGGCACCGGCATCCACGACGACTTCGACCTGTCGAAGCTGCGCTATCACAAGATCGTGCTCATGGCCGACGCCGACGTCGACGGCCAGCACATCACCACGCTGTTGCTGACGCTGCTGTTCCGGTTCATGCGTCCGCTGATCGAGGCCGGGCACGTCTACCTCGCCGCGCCGCCGCTCTACAAGATCAAGTGGCAGAAGGGCGACCCGGACTACGCCTACTCCGACAAGGAACGCGACGCGCTGATCCAGGCCGGCCAGGAGGGCAACCGCAAGCTGGCCAAGGAAGACGCGATCCAGCGCTACAAGGGCCTCGGCGAGATGAACGCGACCGAGCTGTGGGAGACGACGATGGATCCCGCCAACCGCATCCTGCGGCTGGTCACGCTCGACGACGCCGCCACCGCCGACGAGCTGTTCTCGGTGCTCATGGGCGAGGACGTCGAGGCGCGGCGTTCGTTCATCATCCGCAACGCGAAGGACGTGCGATTCCTTGACATCTAGTCCGCGTTCGAGCCGCTCGACCACGTGCACCTCGCGAAAGGCTGCTGAATGACCGACACGACCGACACGTCGGGGTTCGACCGGATCGAGCCGGTGGACATCCAGACGGAGATGCAGCGCAGCTACATCGACTACGCGATGTCGGTCATCGTGGGGCGGGCGCTGCCCGACGTGCGGGACGGCCTGAAGCCGGTGCACCGCAAGATCCTCTACGGCATGTACGACTCGGGCTTCCGACCCGACCGCAACTACGTCAAGTGCGGGCGCGTCGTCGGCGACGTGATGGGCAACTACCACCCGCACGGCGACTCGGCGCTCTACGACGCGCTCGTGCGCATGGCGCAGCCGTGGTCGATGCGGCACCCGCTCATCGACCCGCAGGGCAACTTCGGGTCGCCGGGCAACGACCCGGCCGCGGCCTACCGGTACACCGAGTGCCGGCTGCAGCAGCTGGCGATGGCGATGCTGCAGGACATCGACGAGGAGACCGTCGACTTCGTCCCGAACTACGCCGGGAACACCACCGAGCCGGTCATCCTGCCCGCCCGCTTCCCGAACCTGCTGGTGAACGGTTCCGAGGGCATCGCGGTCGGCATGGCCACCCGCATCCCGCCGCACAACCTGCGCGAGGTCGCCGCCGGCGTCACCTACGCCCTCGACCACCCGGACGCCGACGCCGCCGAGCTGCTCGAGAAGCTGATCGAGCTGATCCAGGGGCCGGACTTCCCGACCCACGGCCTGATCGTGGGCCGCGACGGCATCGAGGACGCCTACCGCACCGGCCGCGGCTCGATCCGAATGCGCGCCGTCGTCGAGGTCGAGGAGGAGAAGAACTCGACGATCCTGGTGGTCAAGGAACTGCCCTACCAGGTGAACCCGGACAACCTCCTCGAGTCCATCGCGGGCCTGGTGAAGGACGGCAAGCTCGCCGGCATCCGCAACATCCACAACGAGAGCTCCAGCCGCGTCGGCATGCGCATCGTGATCACGCTGTCGCGTGACGCGGTCGCGAAGGTCGTGCTGAACAACCTGTACAAGCACACCCAGCTGCAGACCACGTTCGGCGCCAACATGCTCGCCATCGTCGACGGCGTGCCCCGGACGCTGCGCATCGACCAGTTCGTGCAGCACTACGTCGACCACCAGATCGACGTCATCGTCCGGCGTACCCGGTACCGGCTGCGCAAGGCCGAGGAACGCGCCCACATCCTGCGTGCGCTGCTCAAGGCGCTGGACCAGCTCGACGCGGTCATCGCCCTCATCCGCAACGCGCCGTCGGCCGACGGCGCTCGCACGGGGCTCATGGAGCTGCTCGAGATCGACGAGCTGCAGGCGACCGCGATCCTCGACCTCCAGCTACGCCGGCTCGCCGCCCTCGAACGGCAGCGCATCATCGACGAGGCCGCCGAGATCGAGGCGAAGATCGCCGACTACAACGACATCTTGGCCAAGCCGGGCCGGCAGCGGCAGATCATCCGCGACGAGATGAACGAGGTCGTCGACAAGTACGGCGACGACCGGCGCACCGTGATCGTCCCCCACGACGGCGACGTCTCGATGGAAGACCTCATCGCCCGCGAGGACGTGGTCATCACCATCACCCGTACCGGTTACGCGAAGCGCACCAAGACCGACCTCTACCGCGCGCAGAAGCGCGGCGGCAAGGGCGTGCAGGGAGCGGGGCTGCGGCAGGACGACATCGTCGCGCACTTCTTCGTCACCTCGACCCACGACTGGATCCTGTTCTTCACGAACAAGGGCCGGGTCTACCGCGCCAAGGCCTACGAGCTGCCCGAGGCGAACCGCAACGCGCGGGGGCAGCACGTCGCGAATCTGCTCGCCTTCCAACCCGGCGAGGAGATCGCCGAGGTCATCACGCTCAAGAACTACGAGGCGGCCCCGTACCTGGTGCTGGCCACCAAGCACGGTCTGGTGAAGAAGACCAAGCTGACCGACTTCGACTCCAACCGCACCGGCGGGATCGTCGCCATCAACCTGCGCGAGGACGACGAGCTCATCGACGCCGCCCTCATCTCCGCCGAGCAGGATCTGCTGCTCGTCAGCCGCAAGGCGATGTCGATCCGCTTCACCGCCGACGACGACACCCTGCGCCCCATGGGCCGTGCCACGTCGGGGGTGTTCGGCATGCGTTTCAACGACGGTGACGAACTCCTCGCGATGGAGGTCGTCCACGACGAGAACGCCGAAATCTTGGTCGCCACTGAGGGTGGATACGCCAAGCGGACGCGGATCGAGGAGTATCCCGTCCAGGGTCGAGGCGGCAAGGGCGTGCTCACCGCGCGTATCGTGTCCACACGAGGTGGGCTCGTCGGCGCGGTTGCTGTCGGACCCAGGGACGAGATCTACGCCATCACCTCCGAGGGCGTGGTGATTCGGACCAAGGCAGCCGAGGTTCGCCGGGCACAGCGCCAGACCATGGGCGTGCGTCTGATGAACCTGGCCGACGGCGTGACCGTGAAGGCGATCGCTCGCAACGCGGACGAGCCGGAGGAGCAGGAGTAGCCGCCGAACACGACGACGAGACGGAAGCGGAGGGCGCGTGCACGAGGCGCCCGGGCGTAGGCGACTACGCGCCGCACACGAAGGGACGTAGAGCATGACGCAGTCGCCCCATAGCGGGCAGGCGCCACGAACGACGGACTTCGGCTCCGCATCCGGGCGTCCCGCCGACGCCGACTCCACCCCGACCGGAGCGGTCCGGTGGGGTTCGTCGGGCAGTGACGGCGCCGGTGCGGCGGGCAACCGCAACGCGCCGGTCGCGCAGAACCCCGCCTACGGCGGCCAGGTGCACGCCGACGCCCCCACCGGGACGATCCCGCCGCTGGTGACGGGCACGGCGTTCCCCAAGACGGCGCCGCCGGCCAACGCTCCCGCGCAGCCGGCGACGACGACCCCGGCCGCCGGCACGGGCACGCGCTCCGGCCAGCAGCGAGCCCGCACGGCCCGCTCGCGCGGCCCGCGCCGGGCTCGGTTGCAGCTGCGCCACATCAACCCGTGGACGGTGCTCAAGTTCTCCTGCGTGCTGTCCATCGCGCTGTTCTTCGTGTGGCTGATCGTGGTCGGCGTGCTGTTCGGCGTGCTCGACGCCGCCGGCATCATCGGCAAGATCAACGACACCGTGGTCCAGCTCAACGGGCCCGGCTCGAACGCCCCGGTCACCGCCGGTGTCGTGTTCGGCGGGGCGGCGATCATCGGTGTCGTCAACATCGTGCTGTTCATCGCGCTCAGCACGATCGGCTCGGTCGTCTACAACCTCTGCGCCGACCTCGTCGGCGGCGTCGAGGTCACCCTCTCCGAGCGCTGACCCCATGGCCGGTGGGGCCGGTGCAGAACCGGTGCCGCGTGCTGCGATAAGCTCACGTGTCGCCTTCGCGGGCCTGTAGCTCAGGCGGTTAGAGCGCATCCCTGATAAGGATGAGGCCGGAGGTTCAAGTCCTCCCAGGCCCACCGCGTCGGCGCGTCCTTCACGGGACGCGTACGTCACGTACCGTGAGGAGGTGCGAATGACCAAGCCGTTCCTCCTCGCCGCCGCGGTCGCCGCGGCGGCCGCGGCGACGCTCCGCCGTCGCCAGGCCGCCCAGTCCGACACCGATGCGCTCTGGCGGGAGGCGACGGCCGACGCGTCCCGCTGACGCGGGCCGCCCCGGGGACGTAGCTCAATTGGCAGAGCACCGCCTTTGCAAGGCGGGGGTTAGGGGTTCGATTCCCCTCGTCTCCACCGAGAACGTCGCGGTGCCCAACCCGCCGCGTCCTGCCGCCGTCGTGCCCTGGACCGAGAGGGAACGGCGGGTTGTCCCGCGTCCGCTCGGCGTCGAGCGGAGTCTGGGATGAGTGAGCCGGCGTACTCCGTGGGCCAGGCGCTGACGCAGGCCTTGCCCGAGCACGTCGCCCGGGTCGTCAGCACGGCTCTGGAGCGCCCGGCAGACCGTGGCCTCGCCGCCGAGGCGGCTGACCTGCTCACGAAGGCGCGTCAGAACTCCGCGACGGAGATCGACCAATTGCTCGGTGCCCTGGACCCGTCAGTGCTGCTGTCCTCCCGCCTGCACGAGCTGGCTGTGGACCACGACAGCCGAGCGGCTCTGGACGTCACAGGGCTGAACCG
This window harbors:
- a CDS encoding DUF3566 domain-containing protein; translation: MTQSPHSGQAPRTTDFGSASGRPADADSTPTGAVRWGSSGSDGAGAAGNRNAPVAQNPAYGGQVHADAPTGTIPPLVTGTAFPKTAPPANAPAQPATTTPAAGTGTRSGQQRARTARSRGPRRARLQLRHINPWTVLKFSCVLSIALFFVWLIVVGVLFGVLDAAGIIGKINDTVVQLNGPGSNAPVTAGVVFGGAAIIGVVNIVLFIALSTIGSVVYNLCADLVGGVEVTLSER
- the gyrA gene encoding DNA gyrase subunit A, with product MTDTTDTSGFDRIEPVDIQTEMQRSYIDYAMSVIVGRALPDVRDGLKPVHRKILYGMYDSGFRPDRNYVKCGRVVGDVMGNYHPHGDSALYDALVRMAQPWSMRHPLIDPQGNFGSPGNDPAAAYRYTECRLQQLAMAMLQDIDEETVDFVPNYAGNTTEPVILPARFPNLLVNGSEGIAVGMATRIPPHNLREVAAGVTYALDHPDADAAELLEKLIELIQGPDFPTHGLIVGRDGIEDAYRTGRGSIRMRAVVEVEEEKNSTILVVKELPYQVNPDNLLESIAGLVKDGKLAGIRNIHNESSSRVGMRIVITLSRDAVAKVVLNNLYKHTQLQTTFGANMLAIVDGVPRTLRIDQFVQHYVDHQIDVIVRRTRYRLRKAEERAHILRALLKALDQLDAVIALIRNAPSADGARTGLMELLEIDELQATAILDLQLRRLAALERQRIIDEAAEIEAKIADYNDILAKPGRQRQIIRDEMNEVVDKYGDDRRTVIVPHDGDVSMEDLIAREDVVITITRTGYAKRTKTDLYRAQKRGGKGVQGAGLRQDDIVAHFFVTSTHDWILFFTNKGRVYRAKAYELPEANRNARGQHVANLLAFQPGEEIAEVITLKNYEAAPYLVLATKHGLVKKTKLTDFDSNRTGGIVAINLREDDELIDAALISAEQDLLLVSRKAMSIRFTADDDTLRPMGRATSGVFGMRFNDGDELLAMEVVHDENAEILVATEGGYAKRTRIEEYPVQGRGGKGVLTARIVSTRGGLVGAVAVGPRDEIYAITSEGVVIRTKAAEVRRAQRQTMGVRLMNLADGVTVKAIARNADEPEEQE
- a CDS encoding DLW-39 family protein; its protein translation is MTKPFLLAAAVAAAAAATLRRRQAAQSDTDALWREATADASR
- the gyrB gene encoding DNA topoisomerase (ATP-hydrolyzing) subunit B, encoding MTSSPATSSPKSKAAKDAYTGSSITVLEGLEAVRKRPGMYIGSTSARGLHHLVWEVVDNSVDEALGGHADRIEVSLLADGGVRVKDNGRGMPVDMHPTQKKPAVEVILTVLHAGGKFDGKAYAVSGGLHGVGVSVVNALSNRLEVEIERDGFVWSQPYVDQKPAAPLHKGDASKKHGTTVTFWADPDIFETTKYDFETIRRRIQEYAFLNKGLTIVLRDERVDEIVEEDDAQIGSTEAKVKPKQAREVVYCYENGIADFVKHINRTSDKEAIHKDVIYFAEEDKDKAMSVEIAMQWNKSFAESVHTFANTIATIEGGTHEEGFRAALTGVVNNWAVEKKMVKDTKEDRLTGDDIREGLAAIISIKLGEPQFEGQTKTKLGNSAAKTFVQSASRVWLEDWFNRNPTEAKTIVTKMTQAARARKAAQQARKLARKNALDTFGMPGKLADCRSTDPGESELYIVEGDSAGGSAKSCRESRFQAILPIRGKIINVEKSRIDRVLKNNEVQSLITALGTGIHDDFDLSKLRYHKIVLMADADVDGQHITTLLLTLLFRFMRPLIEAGHVYLAAPPLYKIKWQKGDPDYAYSDKERDALIQAGQEGNRKLAKEDAIQRYKGLGEMNATELWETTMDPANRILRLVTLDDAATADELFSVLMGEDVEARRSFIIRNAKDVRFLDI